A genomic window from Micromonospora violae includes:
- a CDS encoding FKBP-type peptidyl-prolyl cis-trans isomerase, whose protein sequence is MNQAAGARSGKPEVGPIEGAPPADLVIEDITVGDGPQAEPGQLVSVHYVGVSHSTGGEFDSSWNRGEAFEFPLGGGQVIAGWDQGVAGMRVGGRRRLTIPPHLGYGDRGAAGVIKPGETLIFVVDLLGVR, encoded by the coding sequence ATGAACCAGGCAGCAGGCGCCCGATCGGGTAAGCCCGAGGTTGGTCCGATCGAGGGTGCGCCGCCGGCCGACCTCGTGATCGAGGACATCACCGTGGGCGACGGCCCGCAGGCCGAGCCGGGCCAGCTGGTCAGCGTGCACTACGTCGGCGTGTCGCACTCCACCGGCGGCGAGTTCGACTCGTCCTGGAACCGGGGCGAGGCGTTCGAGTTTCCGCTCGGCGGCGGTCAGGTCATCGCCGGGTGGGACCAGGGCGTCGCCGGCATGCGGGTCGGCGGTCGCCGCCGGCTGACCATCCCGCCGCACCTGGGGTACGGCGACCGGGGCGCCGCCGGCGTCATCAAGCCGGGCGAGACCCTGATCTTCGTCGTCGACCTGCTCGGCGTGCGCTGA
- a CDS encoding STAS domain-containing protein: MEEHSDRLDVQVSVGEQSVLMRVAGEVDIATVAALRSALWSAPARPVLQLDVAGLRLLSAAGVRALLAAHLRVRARGGELVLVDPSPVVARVLRVSGLHRVMPILERPSAIDAARRPVAATDLQLAA, from the coding sequence ATGGAAGAGCACAGCGATCGGCTCGACGTGCAGGTCAGCGTGGGGGAGCAGAGCGTCCTCATGCGGGTGGCCGGCGAGGTCGACATCGCCACGGTGGCCGCGCTCCGGTCCGCGCTGTGGTCCGCGCCGGCGCGCCCGGTGCTCCAACTGGATGTGGCCGGGCTGCGGCTGCTCTCCGCCGCTGGCGTCCGCGCGTTGCTCGCCGCGCACCTGCGTGTGCGGGCCCGTGGGGGCGAGCTGGTCCTGGTCGACCCGAGCCCGGTAGTGGCGCGTGTGCTGCGCGTCAGCGGGCTGCACCGGGTGATGCCGATTCTGGAGCGGCCCTCGGCAATCGACGCCGCACGTCGGCCGGTGGCCGCGACCGATCTGCAGTTGGCCGCCTGA
- a CDS encoding response regulator yields the protein MDDHPLFVRGLELLLPITTSGRAEVVASTGDAAAAAALVSTCRPDLALVDLHMPPPGGIRAVAAIRRTTPRVRVVAMSGSAEPGPAVEALRAGAEGFLPKTSEPEELLPPLLAILDGWAVLPAELLRTMLRPTRATPDLDGEERRLLRAIATGRSTVDIAEELHVSERTVKRMTAALLRTLRVSNRAEAAAVAGHSGILDE from the coding sequence GTGGACGATCACCCCCTCTTCGTCCGCGGCCTGGAGTTGCTGCTCCCGATCACCACCAGCGGTCGCGCCGAGGTGGTCGCCTCGACCGGCGACGCCGCCGCCGCGGCGGCGCTGGTCAGCACCTGCCGCCCCGACCTGGCCCTGGTCGACCTGCACATGCCGCCACCCGGCGGCATCCGGGCGGTGGCCGCCATCCGACGGACCACCCCACGGGTACGGGTGGTCGCGATGTCCGGTTCCGCCGAGCCCGGGCCGGCGGTCGAGGCGCTGCGGGCCGGCGCCGAGGGCTTTCTGCCCAAGACCAGCGAGCCGGAGGAGTTGCTGCCCCCGCTGCTGGCCATCCTCGACGGCTGGGCGGTGCTGCCGGCCGAACTGCTGCGCACCATGCTGCGGCCCACGCGGGCCACACCCGACCTGGACGGCGAGGAACGGCGGCTGTTGCGGGCCATCGCCACCGGCCGCAGCACCGTCGACATCGCCGAAGAACTGCACGTCTCCGAACGTACGGTGAAACGCATGACCGCCGCGTTGCTGCGCACGTTGCGGGTCTCCAACCGGGCCGAGGCGGCCGCCGTCGCCGGTCACAGCGGCATCCTCGACGAATGA
- a CDS encoding Asp23/Gls24 family envelope stress response protein, with product MTTRPTPGTAPGTGLAAATTVPARRPDDAADVARIAVRTASLVPGVSVVRPAAVRLDDRSVGLDLHLITWYGHSVPTIAEAVRTVVADQVAAQTGLTVTVLTVTVDDLLVPGVDGPGGGAVDGPGAGAVDGSEGGAVDGSGTGVLAAEDG from the coding sequence ATGACCACCCGCCCAACCCCGGGGACGGCCCCCGGCACCGGACTCGCCGCCGCGACGACCGTTCCGGCACGTCGCCCGGACGACGCGGCGGACGTCGCGCGGATCGCGGTGCGGACGGCCAGCCTCGTGCCGGGCGTGTCCGTCGTCCGCCCGGCGGCGGTCCGCCTGGACGACCGGTCCGTCGGTCTCGACCTGCACCTGATCACCTGGTACGGACACAGCGTGCCGACGATCGCCGAGGCGGTCCGGACCGTGGTCGCCGACCAGGTGGCCGCCCAGACCGGGCTCACCGTGACGGTGCTGACCGTGACCGTCGACGACCTGCTCGTCCCCGGTGTCGACGGGCCCGGAGGCGGCGCTGTCGACGGGCCCGGAGCCGGCGCTGTCGACGGGTCCGAAGGCGGCGCTGTCGACGGGTCCGGAACCGGCGTCCTCGCGGCGGAGGACGGCTGA
- a CDS encoding histone-like nucleoid-structuring protein Lsr2 — protein MARKVITVLTDDLDGGKADRTVEFSLDGVAYTIDVSDENAGVLRKALDPYINAGRRIGRGPVESARSVRRPGRPAGAGMDREQNRAIREWAVKNGYKISERGRIPVEVVEAYKSR, from the coding sequence ATGGCGAGAAAAGTAATCACGGTCCTGACCGACGACCTCGACGGTGGGAAGGCCGACCGGACGGTCGAGTTCAGTCTCGACGGCGTGGCCTACACGATCGATGTCTCCGACGAGAATGCCGGCGTCCTGCGCAAGGCGCTGGATCCGTACATCAATGCGGGTCGGCGGATCGGGCGCGGCCCGGTGGAGAGCGCGCGTTCGGTCCGGCGGCCGGGGCGACCCGCTGGCGCGGGAATGGATCGGGAGCAGAACCGGGCCATCCGGGAATGGGCCGTCAAGAACGGCTACAAGATTTCCGAGCGGGGCCGGATCCCGGTTGAGGTCGTCGAGGCGTACAAGAGCCGCTGA
- a CDS encoding TerC/Alx family metal homeostasis membrane protein: MRRASVAEATVAVPLWAWAAVGAVIAVMLAVDVLLHRDNHVIELREALLWSAVWIGAGLLFGLVVWWGIGGDPAIAYYSGYLLEKALSVDNVFVFALLFGYFQVPSGYQHKVLFWGVVGALVFRLLFIFAGAELLDRLTWAGFVLGAFLIWTGWRLAVRGKPDVDPDRNVVVRLFRRLVPTDARYHGDRFTARVAGRRVATLLLVALVAIEATDVVFAIDSVAAILAITTNTFLVWTATAFAVLGLRSLYFCLAGLLRHFGYLRYGLALLLAFAGLKLILAETPVGKLPVWLTLAVVLLTLAVSIGASTVAARRRR; encoded by the coding sequence ATGCGGAGGGCGTCGGTGGCGGAGGCGACGGTCGCGGTCCCACTCTGGGCCTGGGCTGCGGTCGGCGCGGTGATCGCGGTGATGCTCGCCGTGGATGTGCTCCTGCACCGGGACAACCACGTCATCGAGCTCCGTGAGGCGCTGCTGTGGAGCGCCGTCTGGATCGGCGCGGGTCTGCTGTTCGGGTTGGTCGTCTGGTGGGGCATCGGCGGTGATCCGGCCATCGCGTACTACTCCGGTTACCTGCTGGAGAAGGCGCTCTCGGTGGACAACGTGTTCGTCTTCGCGCTGCTCTTCGGCTACTTCCAGGTGCCGTCGGGCTACCAGCACAAGGTGCTGTTCTGGGGTGTGGTGGGGGCGCTCGTCTTCCGGCTGCTGTTCATCTTCGCCGGTGCCGAGTTGCTGGACCGGCTCACCTGGGCCGGGTTCGTGCTGGGCGCGTTCCTGATCTGGACCGGCTGGCGGCTGGCCGTACGCGGAAAGCCGGACGTCGACCCGGACCGCAACGTCGTGGTCCGGCTCTTCCGGCGGCTGGTGCCCACCGACGCCCGCTACCACGGGGATCGGTTCACCGCCCGCGTGGCCGGCCGGCGCGTGGCGACGTTGCTGCTGGTGGCGCTCGTCGCCATCGAGGCCACCGACGTGGTCTTCGCCATCGACTCGGTGGCGGCGATCCTCGCCATCACCACCAACACCTTCCTGGTCTGGACGGCCACCGCGTTCGCCGTGCTGGGGCTGCGCAGCCTCTACTTCTGCCTCGCCGGGCTGCTGCGACACTTCGGCTACCTGCGGTACGGGCTCGCGCTGCTGCTGGCCTTCGCCGGGCTGAAGCTGATTCTCGCCGAGACACCGGTGGGCAAGCTTCCGGTCTGGTTGACCCTGGCCGTGGTGCTGCTGACCCTGGCGGTCTCCATCGGCGCCAGCACGGTGGCCGCCCGCCGTCGGCGGTGA
- a CDS encoding L,D-transpeptidase, which translates to MTSRRRLTLLAVTIAAAPLALGACTVDRGSATDSAKKHAAPPELAVTPGDKARDVPVSAEVGTVVKGGRVTAVRLTDDKGKQVKAEPREDGSGWVPAAPLQPRRTYTAEVTATGDSGATTTRTTTFTTMAKSTKPQITSTLYFVGNRTYGTAMPVTVAFDPGIPKEARADVQRRLFVKTNPPQPGTWSWLEDGSQVYYRAPDFWKPGTTISVRAGLEGLPIGKDKVGDAERTATSKIGRQVSLEIDNATKQMTVLRDGKPVRQIPVSLGKPSTPSSSGKMVIMEKHERTTFDTRGEPNGGYVVDVDDAQRYTWGGEFIHSAPWSEGDQGNTNVSHGCANVSATAADWLMGVTQVGDLVTVKGTEVELQPGNGWTAWNVSWDEFARGSALPVPPGLKPAPVAPAHPGAVAGGSPAPAPSVSGR; encoded by the coding sequence ATGACGTCTAGGCGGCGATTGACGCTGTTGGCGGTAACCATCGCAGCTGCACCACTCGCCCTGGGTGCGTGCACGGTCGACCGGGGGTCGGCGACCGACTCGGCCAAGAAGCACGCCGCCCCGCCGGAACTCGCCGTGACACCGGGGGACAAGGCCCGGGACGTTCCGGTCAGCGCTGAGGTGGGCACCGTGGTCAAGGGTGGGCGGGTCACCGCCGTACGCCTCACCGACGACAAGGGCAAGCAGGTCAAGGCCGAGCCGCGCGAGGACGGCTCCGGCTGGGTGCCGGCCGCGCCGCTGCAACCGCGGCGTACCTACACCGCCGAGGTGACCGCGACCGGTGACTCCGGTGCCACCACCACCCGCACCACCACGTTCACGACGATGGCCAAATCGACCAAACCACAAATCACCAGCACTCTCTATTTCGTCGGCAATCGGACGTACGGCACGGCGATGCCGGTAACGGTGGCGTTCGACCCGGGAATTCCAAAAGAGGCCAGAGCGGATGTTCAACGCCGGTTGTTCGTCAAGACCAATCCACCGCAGCCGGGCACCTGGTCGTGGTTGGAGGATGGAAGTCAGGTCTATTACCGAGCCCCCGACTTCTGGAAGCCCGGCACCACCATCAGTGTCCGGGCCGGCCTGGAGGGTCTGCCGATCGGCAAGGACAAGGTCGGTGACGCCGAGCGGACCGCGACCTCGAAGATCGGACGACAGGTCTCGCTGGAGATCGACAACGCTACCAAGCAGATGACCGTGCTGCGCGACGGCAAGCCGGTCCGCCAGATCCCGGTCAGCCTGGGTAAGCCCAGCACGCCGAGTTCCAGCGGCAAGATGGTGATCATGGAGAAGCACGAGCGGACCACCTTCGACACCCGGGGTGAGCCGAACGGTGGCTACGTGGTCGACGTCGACGACGCCCAGCGCTACACCTGGGGCGGCGAGTTCATCCACTCCGCCCCCTGGTCCGAGGGGGACCAGGGCAACACCAACGTCTCGCACGGCTGCGCGAACGTCTCCGCCACCGCTGCCGACTGGTTGATGGGGGTGACGCAGGTCGGTGACCTGGTCACCGTCAAGGGCACCGAGGTGGAGCTGCAACCGGGCAACGGCTGGACCGCCTGGAACGTGAGCTGGGACGAGTTCGCCCGGGGCAGCGCCCTGCCGGTGCCGCCCGGGCTCAAGCCCGCACCGGTCGCCCCCGCGCACCCGGGAGCGGTGGCCGGCGGATCACCGGCCCCGGCGCCCTCGGTCAGCGGCCGCTGA
- a CDS encoding DUF6286 domain-containing protein, translating into MRTANRVASVLLASALLVGGLAVAVQALLLSLDRPTPVDITGWVNALSGIRWHDPTVRTVAGGALLVGLAILVAQLRRWAPVRLRTDERDGWYLHRRGVERRLANAVGAVPGVRRARVRVRRRGDQWRPRVRATGDPAARAEIEFAVHQELHRLTAPRPTRVDVRLLPRRRPA; encoded by the coding sequence ATGCGCACCGCCAACCGGGTCGCCTCGGTGCTGTTGGCCAGCGCCCTGCTGGTCGGCGGTCTGGCGGTGGCCGTCCAGGCGCTGCTGCTCAGCCTGGACCGCCCCACACCGGTCGACATCACCGGCTGGGTCAACGCGCTCAGCGGCATCCGGTGGCACGACCCCACGGTCCGGACCGTGGCCGGCGGGGCCCTGCTGGTGGGCCTGGCCATCCTCGTCGCCCAGTTGCGCCGCTGGGCGCCGGTCCGCCTGCGCACCGACGAACGCGACGGGTGGTACCTGCACCGCCGCGGTGTGGAGCGGCGGCTCGCGAACGCTGTGGGCGCGGTGCCGGGCGTCCGCCGCGCCCGCGTGCGGGTCCGACGGCGCGGCGACCAGTGGCGTCCCCGGGTCCGCGCGACCGGCGACCCGGCAGCCCGGGCGGAGATTGAGTTCGCCGTGCACCAGGAGTTGCACCGCCTCACCGCACCCCGTCCCACCCGGGTCGACGTCCGGCTGCTGCCTCGACGGCGGCCGGCGTGA
- a CDS encoding DoxX family protein has translation MVLWIVQILLAAIFGGIGVVKLTQPKEKLHETMGWTNAATPLQVKAIGALELLAGIGLFLPALTGIATVLTPLAALGLIIIMIGGIVVHLHGVRTETLAERRKVEIQGIVTCAVLLVLAALVAWGRFGPYAL, from the coding sequence ATGGTGCTGTGGATCGTTCAGATCCTGCTCGCCGCCATCTTCGGCGGCATTGGCGTGGTCAAGCTGACCCAGCCCAAGGAGAAACTGCACGAGACGATGGGCTGGACGAACGCGGCCACGCCCCTTCAGGTCAAGGCCATCGGCGCCCTCGAACTGCTGGCCGGCATCGGGCTCTTCCTGCCCGCCCTCACCGGCATCGCCACCGTGCTCACCCCGCTGGCCGCGCTCGGGCTGATCATCATCATGATCGGCGGCATCGTGGTGCACCTGCACGGCGTGCGGACGGAGACCCTGGCGGAGCGACGCAAGGTGGAGATCCAGGGCATCGTGACGTGCGCGGTGCTGCTCGTCCTCGCCGCACTGGTGGCGTGGGGTCGCTTCGGGCCGTACGCCCTCTGA
- a CDS encoding manganese catalase family protein, whose product MFSHVKDLQFEAKPDGPDAAFARRLQEVLGGKWGEMTVANQYLFQGWNCRLPGKYKDLLLDVGTEEMGHVEMIVTMITRLLDNAPLSLTEGIAEDPGGAATYAGENPAHFIHGGGGALPADSNGVPWSGAFVTASGNLLADFQLNVTAEAQGRLQVARLFHMTDDPGVKQMLRFLLARDTMHQNMWLAAIEQLKEDGLEEMPVPEAFPDSEEFTAEYSYTYLGFSSGTDAAEGRWASGPAPDGKGEFRYDDTPRANAPEPVLPPGDPRLYGTNPGVAGSVVNTVKSKLT is encoded by the coding sequence ATGTTCAGCCACGTCAAGGATCTGCAGTTCGAGGCCAAGCCGGACGGCCCGGACGCGGCGTTCGCCCGCCGGTTGCAGGAGGTGCTGGGCGGCAAGTGGGGCGAGATGACCGTCGCCAACCAGTACCTCTTCCAGGGGTGGAACTGCCGGCTGCCCGGCAAGTACAAGGACCTGCTGCTCGACGTCGGCACGGAGGAGATGGGTCACGTCGAGATGATCGTCACGATGATCACCCGGCTGTTGGACAACGCGCCGCTGTCGCTGACCGAGGGGATCGCGGAGGACCCCGGCGGTGCCGCGACCTACGCCGGCGAGAACCCGGCGCACTTCATCCACGGTGGTGGTGGCGCCCTGCCCGCCGACTCCAACGGGGTGCCCTGGAGCGGCGCGTTCGTCACCGCCAGCGGCAACCTGTTGGCCGATTTCCAGCTCAACGTCACCGCGGAGGCGCAGGGTCGGCTCCAGGTCGCCCGGTTGTTCCACATGACCGACGACCCGGGCGTCAAGCAGATGCTGCGCTTCCTGCTGGCCCGCGACACCATGCACCAGAACATGTGGCTGGCGGCGATCGAGCAGCTCAAGGAGGACGGGTTGGAGGAGATGCCGGTGCCGGAGGCGTTCCCGGACTCGGAGGAGTTCACCGCGGAGTACAGCTACACCTATCTGGGCTTCTCCTCGGGCACCGACGCGGCCGAGGGTCGCTGGGCGTCCGGGCCCGCGCCGGACGGCAAGGGCGAGTTCCGGTACGACGACACCCCACGGGCGAACGCGCCGGAGCCGGTGCTGCCTCCGGGTGATCCCCGCCTGTACGGCACCAACCCGGGGGTGGCCGGTTCGGTGGTGAACACGGTGAAGAGCAAGCTCACCTGA
- a CDS encoding sensor histidine kinase — protein sequence MRVRHGLRDLLRGLRHRESTPQGRPAAADSELLLRVLCHEFRTPVSTLGALTRLLADERRELTADDRRAISELARDQAAHLQSLLRDATAGTGVLTLPPQPEPAVPLAGILREAAALVPADRRRARVTRRAASCPVPAGRSRQVLVNLVENALRHGPPDGQVGLYASLRGPGLSILVTDEGRVDDALLVALRRPAPAVGMSGLGLWIARQLVATDGGALRAHRLRPRGVALEVLLPMARPLG from the coding sequence ATGCGCGTACGCCACGGTCTGCGGGACCTGCTGCGAGGGTTGCGCCACCGTGAGTCGACACCGCAGGGGCGGCCGGCGGCGGCCGATTCGGAGCTGCTGCTGCGGGTGTTGTGTCACGAGTTCCGGACGCCGGTCAGCACCCTGGGCGCACTGACCCGCCTGCTGGCTGACGAGCGTCGTGAGTTGACCGCTGACGACCGGCGGGCGATCAGCGAGCTGGCCCGCGACCAGGCCGCCCACCTGCAGAGCCTGCTGCGCGACGCGACCGCCGGCACCGGCGTGTTGACGCTGCCCCCGCAGCCGGAGCCGGCCGTGCCCCTGGCGGGCATCCTGCGGGAGGCCGCCGCGCTGGTGCCGGCCGACCGTCGGCGGGCGCGGGTCACCCGGCGGGCGGCCTCCTGTCCGGTGCCGGCCGGACGCAGTCGACAGGTGCTGGTCAACCTGGTGGAGAACGCGTTGCGGCACGGGCCGCCGGACGGCCAGGTCGGGCTGTATGCCAGCCTGCGCGGCCCGGGCCTGAGCATTCTGGTCACCGACGAGGGCCGGGTCGACGATGCGCTGCTGGTCGCGCTGCGGCGTCCGGCGCCGGCCGTCGGGATGTCCGGCCTGGGCCTGTGGATCGCGCGGCAGCTCGTCGCGACGGACGGGGGAGCGTTGCGGGCGCACCGGCTGCGGCCGCGCGGAGTGGCGCTGGAGGTGCTGCTGCCGATGGCTCGCCCGCTGGGCTGA
- a CDS encoding SMP-30/gluconolactonase/LRE family protein codes for MLIPQPRPPRLIRPVREPATTPPALVAAWAPTDCRLDQAEVLPLPAGAVGPEDVLVDGSGRVISGDEDGRLWWWPVDAVAGTRGRLLAETGGRPLGIELDPSGEALVVCDAYRGLLRVTPDGAVRELTGTAPPVHLANNATVGRDGTIYFTDSSDRFPVSQWKRDLLEHRPNGRVLAHHPGSGRTEVVTDGLYFPNGIALTPDESALMLVETSTHRLLRVELSGGVRVLADLPAYPDNLASVGDGTYWVALPSPRVPIAERLLPHPRLRQIAALLPDAMQPQPRRYGLVALVDGAGVVRRTLHGPSGHYPMVTGVRQHDDQLWLGSLTGSGVARVPLG; via the coding sequence ATGCTGATCCCCCAGCCCCGGCCGCCCCGGCTGATCCGACCCGTCCGCGAGCCGGCGACGACCCCTCCGGCGCTGGTCGCAGCGTGGGCCCCCACCGACTGCCGGCTCGACCAGGCCGAGGTGCTCCCCCTCCCGGCAGGCGCGGTGGGCCCGGAGGACGTGCTCGTCGACGGCTCCGGACGGGTGATCAGTGGCGACGAGGACGGTCGGCTCTGGTGGTGGCCGGTCGACGCGGTGGCCGGCACCCGAGGACGCCTGCTCGCCGAGACCGGCGGCCGGCCGCTCGGCATCGAGCTGGACCCGTCCGGCGAGGCCCTGGTGGTCTGCGACGCGTACCGGGGGTTGCTGCGGGTCACGCCGGACGGCGCGGTACGCGAGCTGACCGGAACGGCACCCCCGGTGCACCTGGCCAACAACGCCACCGTGGGCCGCGACGGCACCATCTACTTCACCGACAGCTCCGACCGGTTTCCGGTCTCGCAGTGGAAGCGCGACCTGCTGGAGCACCGCCCCAACGGTCGGGTGCTGGCCCACCATCCGGGCAGCGGTCGCACGGAGGTGGTGACCGACGGACTGTACTTCCCCAACGGGATCGCGCTGACCCCGGACGAGTCGGCGCTGATGCTCGTGGAGACCAGCACCCACCGCCTGCTGCGCGTCGAGCTGAGCGGGGGCGTGCGGGTCCTCGCCGACCTGCCCGCGTACCCGGACAATCTCGCCTCGGTGGGTGACGGGACGTACTGGGTCGCGCTGCCCAGCCCCCGGGTGCCGATCGCCGAGCGGCTGCTGCCCCATCCACGGCTGCGTCAGATCGCCGCTCTGCTGCCCGACGCGATGCAGCCGCAGCCACGCCGCTACGGGCTCGTCGCGCTGGTCGACGGCGCGGGCGTGGTCCGCCGGACGCTGCACGGCCCGAGCGGGCACTATCCGATGGTCACCGGGGTACGCCAGCACGACGACCAACTCTGGCTGGGCAGCCTGACCGGGTCCGGGGTGGCCCGCGTACCCCTGGGGTGA
- the lon gene encoding endopeptidase La — protein sequence MATLPVLPLTDAVLLPGMVIPVTLDPTTQAAIDAARATGDRKLLAVPRIDGEYGPVGVVATIEKVGRLPEGEPAAVIRGLSRARIGSGVPGPGAALWVEASELDEPAYAGKARELAREYRALVTSVLQQRGAWQVIDAVERMTDLSELADSAGYAPWLTLEQKNELLAAPDVTARLELLVGWVKDYLAEQEVTEQINSDVREGLEKSQREFLLRQQLAAIRKELGEDEPDGSADYRSRVESAELPEKVREAALREVGKLERASDASPEAGWIRTWLDTVLEMPWGSRTEDNTDLAAARAVLDADHAGLADVKDRILEYLAVRNRRAERNLGVVGGRGSGAVLALAGPPGVGKTSLGESVARALGRNFVRVSLGGVRDEAEIRGHRRTYVGALPGRIVRALREAGSMNPVVLLDEVDKLAAGYAGDPAAALLEVLDPAQNHTFRDHYLEVDLDLSDVLFLATANVVESIPGPLLDRMELVMLDGYTEDEKVAIARDHLLPRQRERAGLTADEVSVADEALALIAGEYTREAGVRQLERALAKILRKVAVTLATDPTPVRVGTDNLSGYLGRPKFTPESAERTAVPGVATGLAVTGAGGDVLFIEATSMEGEPGLTLTGQLGDVMKESAHIALSYLRSNGRRFGIDPNALAGRRIHVHFPAGAVPKDGPSAGITMVTALASLVTGRPVRPEFGMTGEVTLSGRVLPIGGVKQKLLAAHRAGLTEVIIPARNEPDLDDLPTEVREALTVHTLADVADVLALALRPADVKTLDGPALFAV from the coding sequence ATGGCAACTCTTCCGGTACTTCCCCTGACCGACGCCGTACTGCTGCCCGGCATGGTCATCCCGGTGACCCTCGACCCCACCACCCAGGCCGCTATCGACGCGGCGCGCGCGACCGGCGACCGCAAGCTGCTGGCCGTGCCGCGCATCGACGGCGAGTACGGCCCGGTGGGCGTGGTCGCCACCATCGAGAAGGTCGGCCGGCTGCCCGAGGGTGAGCCCGCCGCCGTCATCCGTGGCCTGTCCCGGGCCCGGATCGGCTCCGGCGTGCCCGGCCCCGGCGCCGCCCTCTGGGTCGAGGCGTCCGAACTCGACGAACCCGCCTACGCCGGCAAGGCCCGGGAACTCGCCCGCGAGTACCGCGCCCTGGTGACCTCCGTGCTCCAGCAGCGGGGCGCCTGGCAGGTCATCGACGCGGTGGAGCGGATGACCGACCTCTCCGAGCTGGCCGACTCGGCCGGCTACGCGCCCTGGCTGACGCTGGAGCAGAAGAACGAGCTGCTCGCCGCGCCGGACGTCACCGCCCGGCTGGAGCTGCTGGTCGGCTGGGTGAAGGACTACCTGGCCGAGCAGGAGGTCACCGAGCAGATCAACAGTGACGTCCGCGAAGGGCTGGAGAAGTCCCAGCGCGAGTTCCTGCTGCGTCAGCAGCTGGCCGCGATCCGCAAGGAGCTGGGCGAGGACGAGCCGGACGGCTCCGCCGACTACCGGTCCCGCGTCGAGTCCGCCGAGCTGCCGGAGAAGGTCCGCGAGGCGGCCCTGCGCGAGGTCGGCAAGCTGGAGCGGGCCAGCGACGCCTCCCCGGAGGCGGGCTGGATCCGTACCTGGCTGGACACCGTTCTCGAGATGCCGTGGGGCAGCCGTACCGAGGACAACACCGACCTGGCCGCGGCCCGGGCGGTGCTCGACGCCGACCACGCCGGCCTGGCCGATGTGAAGGACCGCATCCTGGAGTACCTGGCGGTGCGCAACCGGCGGGCCGAGCGCAACCTCGGCGTGGTCGGCGGTCGCGGCTCCGGCGCGGTGCTCGCCCTCGCCGGTCCCCCCGGGGTGGGCAAGACCAGCCTCGGCGAGTCCGTGGCGCGGGCGCTCGGACGCAACTTCGTTCGGGTCTCGCTCGGCGGTGTCCGCGACGAGGCGGAGATCCGCGGGCACCGGCGCACCTACGTCGGGGCGCTGCCCGGTCGTATCGTCCGCGCGCTGCGCGAGGCCGGTTCGATGAACCCGGTCGTGCTCCTCGACGAGGTGGACAAGCTGGCCGCCGGGTACGCCGGCGACCCGGCCGCCGCCCTGCTGGAGGTGCTCGACCCGGCCCAGAACCACACCTTCCGGGACCACTACCTGGAGGTCGACCTCGACCTGTCCGACGTGCTCTTCCTGGCCACCGCCAACGTGGTGGAGTCCATCCCCGGCCCGCTGCTGGACCGGATGGAACTGGTCATGCTGGACGGGTACACCGAGGACGAGAAGGTCGCCATCGCCCGGGACCACCTGCTGCCCCGGCAGCGGGAGCGGGCCGGGCTGACCGCCGACGAGGTCAGCGTCGCCGACGAGGCGCTCGCGCTGATCGCGGGGGAGTACACCCGGGAGGCCGGCGTCCGGCAGCTCGAACGCGCCCTGGCCAAGATCCTGCGCAAGGTGGCGGTGACGCTGGCGACGGACCCGACTCCGGTCCGCGTCGGCACCGACAACCTCAGCGGTTACCTGGGCCGGCCGAAGTTCACCCCGGAGTCGGCCGAGCGGACCGCCGTGCCCGGCGTGGCCACCGGCCTGGCCGTCACCGGCGCCGGTGGGGACGTGCTCTTCATCGAGGCGACCAGCATGGAGGGCGAGCCGGGGCTGACCCTGACCGGCCAGCTCGGTGACGTGATGAAGGAGTCGGCGCACATCGCGCTCTCCTACCTGCGCTCCAACGGGCGGCGCTTCGGTATCGACCCGAATGCCCTCGCGGGACGCCGGATCCACGTCCACTTCCCGGCGGGCGCGGTGCCCAAGGACGGCCCGAGCGCGGGCATCACCATGGTCACGGCCCTGGCGTCGCTGGTCACCGGTCGCCCGGTCCGCCCCGAGTTCGGGATGACCGGTGAGGTGACGCTCTCCGGTCGGGTGCTGCCGATCGGCGGGGTGAAGCAGAAGCTGCTCGCCGCGCACCGGGCCGGCCTCACCGAGGTGATCATCCCGGCCCGCAACGAGCCCGACCTGGACGACCTGCCGACCGAGGTGCGTGAGGCGTTGACCGTGCACACCCTGGCCGACGTCGCCGACGTGCTCGCCCTGGCGCTGCGCCCGGCCGACGTGAAGACGCTGGACGGTCCGGCGCTCTTCGCGGTCTGA